A part of Aspergillus flavus chromosome 5, complete sequence genomic DNA contains:
- a CDS encoding MFS transporter, translating to MDEEKKTEIFPGHMDTDIAHGDEKRSPFPSESVERDGVKIHPPPTSDPLDPLNWPRVQKHSILGIVMLKYFLFTYITTTTVPSFPEIQSQFNINYSQVNWTVAIPALGLSVGPLFWSSLSDIYGRRIIFIIGTAISLVATIGAAVADTYGGYMTARFFQGFGVSPGSTVGMAVVNDLFFDYERGQKLGLWVLAIDSGLLLGPTFGGFLNLVSAAWINWFNAILFAVLLLLELFFMPETLYPRTRILQHMPKDPSPYSTDIEQPQEKREATLQTTETDKLPRTKALKFFNIRPIPGLRHPKPWDATLRFFLTFQFPVVVLAVIGYSFLWYWWVLSVITMVPAAYATYSPLIQGLLFLGLFIGTLVSEVCCSGRLSDYIVKRLARKNEGVRVPEMRLWLAYPAILITAIGLIVWGISIDKNYHWMIGQIAFFLFSSGIQIGNTVTSSYIIDSYPLQSTSVVIFYAVFLNLSAFINPFFIANWQASSGWTWTFTAQALIVLVAGTGVFAVLQRYGAFLRSRAKVPGWVNPEFDS from the exons AtggacgaagaaaagaaaacggaGATTTTCCCCGGCCACATGGATACCGACATAGCTCATGGTGACGAGAAACGTTCACCATTCCCTTCTGAGAGTGTCGAGCGAGACGGGGTGAAAATACACCCCCCGCCTACCTCTGATCCCCTGGACCCTTTGAACTGGCCTAGGGTTCAGAAGCACTCTATTCTGGGAATAGTCATGCTAAA atattttcttttcacttaCATCACTACCACGACCGTTCCCTCGTTCCCTGAGATCCAGTCACAGTTCAACATCAACTACTCACAGGTCAACTGGACCGTGGCTATTCCCGCTCTAGGCTTGTCCGTGGGCCCGCTTTTTTGGTCTTCATTGAGTGATATCTACGGGCGTCGGATCATTTTCATTATAGGGACAGCTATCTCTTTGGTGGCTACTATCGGTGCAGCGGTGGCTGATACCTATGGAGGGTATATGACTGCTCGATTCTTTCAAGGGTTCGGTGTCAGTCCGGGGTCAACAGTGGGCATGGCTGTGG TCAAtgatcttttctttgattACGAACGTGGACAGAAACTAGGATTATGGGTTCTGGCCATCGACTCAGGACTCCTTCTTGGCCCTACCT TCGGCGGGTTCCTCAATCTCGTGAGCGCAGCATGGATCAATTGGTTCAATGCCATCCTCTTCGCCGTCCTACTCCTCCTCGAACTCTTCTTTATGCCCGAGACCCTCTACCCACGCACCCGCATACTCCAACACATGCCTAAAGATCCCTCTCCATACTCAACAGACATCGAACAGCCCCAAGAGAAGCGCGAAGCAACATTACAGACTACAGAGACGGATAAATTACCTCGGACAAAAGCTCTcaaattcttcaacatccgTCCTATCCCCGGCCTACGCCATCCGAAACCATGGGATGCCACTCTGCGGTTCTTCCTTACCTTTCAGTTTCCTGTTGTCGTCCTCGCTGTGATCGGATACTCATTTCTTTGGTATTGGTGGGTGTTATCAGTGATAACGATGGTACCAGCCGCGTATGCGACGTATTCGCCGTTGATCCAGGGCCTGTTATTTCTGGGATTATTTATCGGCACGCTAGTATCGGAGGTGTGCTGCTCAGGAAGACTCAGTGATTATATTGTCAAGCGGTTAGCGAGGAAGAACGAGGGAGTGCGAGTACCAGAGATGAGGTTATGGCTGGCCTATCCTGCCATATTGATCACTGCAA TCGGACTAATAGTCTGGGGCATCAGCATCGACAAAAACTACCACTGGATGATCGGCCAAATAGCATTCTTCCTAT TCTCATCAGGAATCCAAATCGGCAACACCGTAACAAGCAGCTACATAATCGACAGTTACCCACTCCAATCCACCAGCGTCGTCATCTTCTACGCTGTATTCCTCAACCTGAGCGCTTTTATCAACCCT TTCTTCATCGCAAACTGGCAGGCATCTTCCGGATGGACGTGGACATTCACAGCTCAGGCTTTGATTGTGCTTGTGGCTGGAACGGGCGTGTTTGCTGTGTTACAGCGGTATGGGGCGTTTTTGAGATCGAGGGCGAAGGTGCCGGGATGGGTGAATCCGGAGTTTGATtcttga
- a CDS encoding At2g23090 like protein translates to MGNGAKAASKRERNAKDAKGTAKSQLKVNEAAKDIICIVCRQTFLKTTRGPALTEHAANKHSKTLQDCFPNYVETPKK, encoded by the exons ATGGGTAAC GGAGCCAAAGCCGCCTCTAAGCGTGAGCGCAATGCCAAAGATGCCAAGGGTACTGCGAAGTCGCAGCTCAAAGTT AACGAGGCTGCTAAGGATATCATCTGCATTGTTTGCAGACAGACTTTCCTCAAGACTACCCGTGGTCCGGCCCTGACTGAGCATGCTGCTAATAAGCATAGCAAGACGCTTCAGGATTGTTTCCCCAACTACGTGGAGACTCCTAAGAAATAA
- a CDS encoding ankyrin repeat-containing domain protein: MALLELPNELLLQIIENLESEKDILSILLTSPRIYAIQQAGPLYKHNIQFSGSSALGWYSARGRKSAVEALLEKGADLESRCDVGGTPIVYAAKYGHETAVRLLPEKGSIVNRPTLSWPRWTPLSWAVHNEHKDVVRLLLEKGSDPKFKGTEYDEIQLLGAAQFGDAKFVNLLLERGTDLECNHYLGRTPLSVAACHGQEAIVRMLLEKGADIESKDFFGRTPLIYAAGKGHESVARLLLENGADIESKNEDGCAPLISAVNVGQEGMIRLLLEEGADIESQTHDGWTPLTVAASHGYENIAKLLLEKGSNIEAKDDDGWTPLICAAEKGHEGVVKLLLEQGSNIESEDHDGWTPLRCAVEKGRKGVVKLLLDKGADLERAGLTTEQVADVIRLSK; this comes from the coding sequence ATGGCTCTACTCGAACTTCCCAACGAATTACTACTTCAGATCATCGAGAACCTGGAGAGCGAGAAAGatattctttctattttgttGACAAGCCCTCGAATATATGCTATCCAGCAAGCGGGCCCTCTATACAAACACAACATCCAATTCTCCGGGAGCTCAGCGCTGGGATGGTATTCGGCGAGAGGGCGTAAATCAGCTGTGGAGGCACTGCTCGAAAAGGGCGCTGACCTAGAGAGCAGATGCGATGTTGGTGGCACACCTATAGTATATGCTGCTAAGTACGGACATGAGACTGCGGTCAGGCTGCTGCCTGAAAAGGGCTCTATAGTAAATCGACCCACTTTGTCCTGGCCCCGCTGGACGCCACTAAGTTGGGCTGTTCATAATGAGCATAAGGATGTGGTCAGGCTGTTACTTGAGAAAGGTTCTGATCCGAAGTTCAAGGGTACGGAATATGACGAGATTCAGTTATTAGGAGCTGCACAATTTGGAGATGCGAAATTTGTTAATCTACTGCTCGAGAGGGGCACTGACCTAGAATGCAACCACTATCTCGGTCGCACACCATTGAGCGTTGCTGCTTGCCATGGACAAGAAGCTATAGTTAGGATGCTGCTTGAGAAGGGCGCTGATATAGAATCCAAAGATTTTTTTGGCCGGACACCCCTGATATATGCTGCTGGCAAGGGACATGAGAGTGTAGCCAGGCTGCTTCTCGAGAATGGTGCTGACATAGAGTCTAAAAACGAAGATGGTTGCGCACCGCTGATAAGTGCTGTTAATGTTGGGCAAGAGGGTATGATCAGGCTACTACTCGAGGAAGGTGCTGATATAGAATCTCAAACTCACGATGGCTGGACACCATTAACAGTGGCTGCATCCCATGGATATGAAAATATAGCCAAGCTGCTGCTCGAGAAAGGTTCTAATATAGAAGCcaaagatgatgatggctggACGCCATTAATATGTGCCGCTGAAAAAGGACATGAGGGCGTAGTCAAGCTGCTTCTTGAGCAAGGttctaatatagaatctGAAGATCATGATGGCTGGACACCACTAAGATGTGCGGTTGAGAAAGGACGCAAGGGAGTGGTCAAGCTGCTGCTTGACAAGGGCGCTGACCTCGAGCGAGCGGGCCTCACGACCGAGCAGGTCGCCGATGTAATACGCCTTTCGAAGTGA
- a CDS encoding putative alpha-1,2-mannosyltransferase: MAACRILNQSASTQYQLQKCSFALPPRKDPQFHPESAMPGLKHSNVIIIHPDLGIGGAERLIIDVALALQNRGHKVTIYTSHRDKSHCFEEARDGTLDVKVRGNTIFPAHVFRRFHVLMAILRQLHLTISVLGETSRASDTNEKSKESEVLEDDIFIVDQVPACVPFLKTFARQRQRILFYCHFPDQLLAFRGEAGSLLSFVKTLYRYPFDWFEGWAMSASDKVVANSRFTRGVVKEVFGGEKLGDVSVVYPCVDTEVAALRDPVVVKDGETLWGGKKILLSINRFERKKDMALAIRAYHGLGAEKRRGTRLVIAGGYDNRVQENVQYHRELDELATSLGLQTATSKTVISALSVPDSIDVLFLLSVPSAFRDMLLEHANLLLYTPINEHFGIVPVEAMRAGIPVLASNTGGPLETIVEGETGWLRDAKKDADWTAVMDKVLYGMDQKEFDRMSIAAKERVEREFSLTAMGDRLEAEISDMLARERRPFAGLQQILVLLALSGVTLSLLAAFALKMI; the protein is encoded by the exons ATGGCCGCGTGTCGCATACTCAACCAAAGCGCCAGCACGCAATACCAATTACAGAAATGCTCATTCGCCCTCCCACCCCGTAAAGATCCTCAATTTCACCCTGAGAGCGCCATGCCGGGCCTCAAACACTCCAATGTGATCATCATCCACCCCGATCTGGGCATCGGCGGTGCCGAGCGTCTTATCATCGACGTGGCGCTTGCGCTCCAAAACCGCGGCCACAAAGTAACGATCTACACCTCGCACCGCGACAAATCACACTGTTTCGAAGAAGCGCGCGATGGTACCCTCGACGTTAAAGTGCGGGGCAACACGATATTCCCAGCGCACGTATTCCGACGATTCCATGTATTGATGGCGATCTTAAGACAGTTACATCTCACCATTTCAGTCCTGGGAGAGACATCTCGTGCTTCCGATACGAAcgagaaaagcaaagagagcGAGGTATTAGAAGAtgacatcttcatcgtcgaccAAGTCCCCGCCTGCGTACCCTTTCTAAAGACGTTTGCGCGCCAACGACAGCGGATCCTCTTCTATTGTCACTTCCCGGACCAGTTACTTGCGTTTCGGGGCGAGGCCGGGTCGCTCTTGAGTTTTGTGAAGACTCTTTATCGGTACCCGTTTGATTGGTTTGAGGGGTGGGCTATGAGTGCTTCTGATAAGGTTGTTGCGAATTCGAGGTTTACGAGGGGTGTTGTGAAGGAGGTTTTTGGGGGTGAGAAGCTTGGCGATGTTAGTGTTGTTTATCCGTGTGTTGATACGGAGGTTGCGGCTTTGAGGGATCCGGTGGTTGTGAAGGATGGGGAGACGTTGTGGGGTGGGAAGAAGATCCTTTTGAGTATTAATCGGTttgagaggaagaaggatatGGCGCTTGCTATTCGGGCGTATCATGGGTTGGGggcggagaagaggagagggaCTAGGTTGGTTATTGCTG GTGGTTATGATAACCGGGTCCAGGAGAATGTGCAATATCATCGGGAACTGGACGAGCTTGCTACTAGTCTGGGGTTGCAGACTGCTACGTCTAAGACGGTTATCTCGGCATTGTCTGTTCCGGATTCCATTGATgtgttgtttttgttgtCCGTGCCCTCTGCGTTCCGAGATATGCTACTCGAGCATGCGAATTTGCTTCTTTACACGCCTATCAATGAGCACTTTGGCATTGTGCCTGTCGAGGCGATGCGCGCTGGAATCCCCGTCCTGGCGTCGAATACCGGCGGCCCGTTGGAGACAATCGTCGAGGGCGAAACGGGGTGGCTCCGCGACGCGAAGAAAGACGCCGACTGGACGGCGGTCATGGATAAGGTGCTCTACGGAATGGACCAGAAGGAGTTCGACAGGATGTCCATCGCCGCGAAAGAGCGAGTGGAGCGGGAATTCTCCCTAACGGCCATGGGTGACCGACTGGAGGCGGAGATCTCGGACATGCTCGCGCGCGAGAGACGTCCGTTCGCCGGACTCCAGCAGATCCTCGTCCTTTTGGCCCTGTCCGGAGTCACGCTCTCACTGCTTGCTGCTTTTGCCCTGAAGATGATCTGA
- a CDS encoding ERCC4 domain-containing protein, which produces MPEVINLLSSTPPPPPPSYQPRRPSLPSSPIPPPPRPFTLPILSSDWDLPESTYNNDDHNNDNNNNPPKRPRLSEELPSPDKPPSPKLTHIPASRNPLFLFSDDILPSSDGIRPCGGGREEEDPIVFTSSAPGRENETGVRGGVVREGGGCGVDTITIDDDDDYDLVSCNGNGNKNVIRNGGAGRGNMRDQIEGFSDDIAMSDLNELLGVDATTNKRPGLSSRTASLLASLDRSKSGPSGGVSSGRRGRVDVEEEVDEVEEVVPSRKTKAPRRTATKATSADKEAKAREREAMKAQREREKQLEKERKQKAKEEKAREKQLAADLAEVNKLKVDKKESTPEMIIDLAREFEGLSVGNQTVEFMKRLKVEQKFFDSEIPNVVKWRRKVMAKYNDTLGHWEPCALHIREEEHVLVLVTAQEFVDMVIDTSSNTNDLDHHVHRLKSAYANCKPIYLIEGLTAWMRKKNNSRNRAYQAEVRRQYSQSQTQDQPTTTTSRRKKTTTVNKPETAPPVSDDIIEDALLSLQVTHSCLIHHTNAPPESAEWIKNFTEHLSTVPYRRERMEGNDSAFCMDGGQVKPGENKSDTFIKMLQEVNRVTASMAYGIATQYPSAVDLVRGMRRHGPAMLEDVKVCYNVT; this is translated from the coding sequence ATGCCAGAGGTAATAAACCTCCTCTcctcaacaccaccccctccaccccccTCCTACCAACCCCGTCGTCCCTCCCTCCCCTCATCCCCAATCCCCCCACCACCCCGACCATTCACCCTCCCAATCCTCTCCTCAGACTGGGACCTCCCCGAATCAACCTACAACAATGACGACCACAACAAcgacaacaataacaatccCCCAAAACGACCCCGTCTAAGCGAAGAGCTCCCCAGTCCTGACAAACCGCCCTCGCCGAAACTGACACATATCCCGGCGTCGAGGAACCcgctgtttcttttctcggaTGATATTTTGCCTTCGTCGGATGGGATACGGCCTTGTGGGGgtgggagggaggaggaggatccGATTGTTTTTACTTCTTCGGCGCCGGGGAGGGAGAATGAGACTGGGGTTAGGGGAGGTGTAGTgagggaggggggagggTGTGGGGTGGATACGATTAcgattgatgatgatgatgactatgaTCTTGTGAGTTGTAATGGGAATGGGAATAAGAACGTGATTCGGAATGGAGGTGCTGGTAGGGGCAACATGCGCGATCAGATCGAGGGGTTTAGTGATGATATTGCGATGTCGGATTTGAATGAGCTGCTTGGGGTGGATGCTACGACGAATAAGCGGCCTGGGTTATCGAGTCGGACGGCGAGTTTGTTGGCGAGTCTTGATCGGTCGAAGTCCGGGCCTTCTGGCGGGGTGTCGTCAGGTCGGAGGGGGCGTGTTGAtgtggaagaggaggtggatgAAGTGGAGGAAGTGGTTCCGTCTCGGAAGACTAAGGCGCCACGGAGGACGGCTACGAAGGCTACGAGTGCGGATAAGGAGGCCAAGGCGCGGGAGAGAGAGGCGATGAAGGCGCAGCGCGAGCGGGAGAAGCAGCTAGAGAAGGAGcggaagcagaaggccaaggaggagaaagcGCGGGAGAAACAACTTGCGGCCGATCTCGCGGAGGTGAATAAGCTGAAGGTGGATAAGAAGGAGTCCACGCCGGAGATGATCATCGATCTTGCGAGGGAATTCGAGGGATTGAGCGTGGGCAATCAGACGGTCGAGTTTATGAAACGGCTCAAGGTCGAGCAGAAGTTTTTCGACAGCGAGATTCCTAATGTTGTGAAATGGCGACGGAAGGTCATGGCTAAGTACAACGATACCCTAGGCCACTGGGAACCATGTGCACTTCATATCCGCGAAGAAGAACACGTTCTTGTTCTCGTAACTGCGCAAGAGTTCGTCGACATGGTGATAGACACCTCATCCAACACAAACGACCTCGACCACCACGTCCACCGACTCAAATCTGCCTACGCCAACTGCAAACCAATCTATCTAATCGAAGGCCTCACAGCCTGGATgcgcaagaagaacaactCCCGAAACAGAGCCTACCAAGCTGAAGTCCGCCGCCAATACTCCCAATCCCAAACCCAAGACcaacccaccaccaccacttccCGCCGtaagaaaacaacaacagtCAACAAACCCGAAACCGCACCCCCAGTATCCGACGACATAATTGAAGacgccctcctctccctccaaGTCACGCACTCCTGTCTCATCCACCACACCAACGCACCCCCCGAATCAGCTGAATGGATCAAAAACTTCACAGAACACCTCTCGACCGTCCCCTATCGCCGCGAAAGAATGGAAGGCAATGACTCCGCCTTCTGCATGGACGGAGGCCAAGTCAAACCTGGCGAAAACAAATCCGATACCTTTATCAAAATGCTCCAGGAAGTGAACCGTGTCACGGCGTCCATGGCATATGGCATTGCGACTCAATACCCAAGTGCCGTCGATCTAGTCCGCGGAATGCGAAGACATGGTCCGGCCATGTTGGAGGATGTAAAGGTATGCTATAACGTTACCTGA
- a CDS encoding putative MFS monocarboxylic acid transporter, translating to MPPSNGRDSSIDKRDFDTNRPLLAIYDSGGDTEGRDLHSRPESRISARRYSDGEDGLLNDVVEEIVERDRRRLAKEVVRICSFALGIVTCLGAGSITAFSLYGPLFLTRLHYTQLRVNAVSIAAGVSMYLPVSIFGYLCDRYTPSPLALFSGTVFGIGYLLAAIVYKNGPPPDAGGNGYPFWVMVVAFVCVGTATSCMYLAAVTTCAKNFGRGKHKGIMLAIPIAAFGLSGMWQSQVGTYLLYERLEDGSHGDVDVFRYFIFLAALLFGIGVIGTFGLRIVDEDEEKYIDEAVEELERSGLLEESEFFRSRSEVRAAYGTFSQSDNADDEERTLSLTQTEEEREAARLEKEREEEERRKKNWLLNWETKVFLKDHTMWWLALGFFLVTGPGEAYINNLGTVVGALGPESSSSNAPSPAGKPSTHVTTIALTSTIARLLTGSLSDFFAPPATHLFPTNSEAVRPSSPSGSKRVTLSRLTFLLPSAVLLSLGYLLLASPFPVQHPELSHITTGLIGFGYGSAFSLCPIIISVVWGVENFGTNWGIVAMFPAAGAALWGLIYSRFYQDATDGGNGSTDGQCHGWKCFGYWALGCALSVWVAIAVWSVAWRSWKRRGVSV from the exons ATGCCCCCATCCAATGGCCGAGACTCCTCTATTGATAAACGAGACTTTGACACAAACCGTCCATTACTGGCTATCTACGACTCTGGTGGAGACACAGAGGGTAGAGATCTACACTCACGACCGGAATCCAGGATCTCCGCACGCCGTTATAGTGACGGTGAAGACGGTCTCTTGAatgatgttgttgaagaaATAGTCGAAAGGGATCGCCGCAGGCTGGCTAAAGAAGTGGTACGGATATGTAGCTTTGCCTTGGGGATAGTAACCTG CCTAGGAGCTGGCAGCATCACTGCGTTCTCCCTTTACGGCCCCTTGTTTCTCACCCGTCTTCATTACACTCAACTCCGAGTTAACGCTGTATCGATTGCTGCTGGTGTGTCGATGTATCTACCCGTTTCAATCTTTGGATACCTCTGTGACCGGTATACCCCTTCGCCCCtggctttgttttctggCACGGTCTTCGGAATAGGCTACCTTTTAGCTGCAATCGTGTACAAGAACGGTCCACCTCCGGATGCAGGTGGAAATGGATACCCTTTCTGGGTGATGGTAGTGGCTTTCGTGTGCGTCGGGACCGCCACAAGCTGCATGTACCTGGCCGCCGTCACGACTTGCGCCAAAAACTTTGGCAGGGGCAAGCACAAAGGAATTATGCTTGCCATACCTATAGCTGCTTTTGGCCTTAGTGGTATGTGGCAGAGTCAAGTGGGTACTTACCTTTTGTATGAACGGTTAGAAGatggcagccatggcgaTGTAGACGTCTTCCGAtatttcattttccttgccGCACTGCTTTTTGGTATAGGTGTAATTGGGACTTTTGGATTACGAattgtggatgaggatgaggagaaataTATTGATGAGGCAGTCGAAGAACTTGAGAGGAGTGGCCTGTTGGAAGAGAGCGAGTTCTTCCGGTCGAGAAGCGAGGTTAGAGCTGCGTATGGAACATTCTCGCAGTCTGACAATGCAGACGACGAAGAACGAACGCTATCACTGACCCAAactgaggaagagagggaagcAGCAAGGCttgagaaagagagagaggaggaggaacgtAGGAAGAAAAACTGGCTATTGAATTGGGAAACAAAGGTGTTCCTTAAGGATCATACGATGTGGTGGCTTGCCTtgggcttcttcttggttaCTGGACCAGGAGAAGCATACATCAACAAC CTGGGTACTGTGGTCGGAGCTCTGGGCCCAGAGTCAAGCTCCTCCAATGCTCCTTCTCCTGCCGGCAAACCATCTACACATGTGACAACTATTGCGCTCACTTCAACAATTGCCCGACTCCTCACAGGATCCCTGTCGGACTTCTTCGCCCCCCCGGCAACGCATCTTTTCCCAACTAACTCAGAAGCCGTGCGTCCCAGCTCACCGTCAGGCTCAAAGCGAGTTACGTTATCTCGATTAACATTCCTCCTCCCATCCGCTGTTCTCCTCTCACTTGGCTATCTTCTCCTCGCATCTCCCTTTCCGGTCCAGCACCCGGAATTGTCCCATATAACCACAGGCCTTATCGGCTTCGGTTACGGGAGCGCGTTCTCCCTCTgccccatcatcatctccgttGTCTGGGGTGTTGAGAACTTCGGCACGAACTGGGGTATCGTTGCCATGTTCCCGGCAGCAGGCGCTGCACTGTGGGGCCTCATCTACTCCCGCTTTTACCAAGACGCCACAGATGGAGGCAATGGCTCAACGGACGGCCAGTGCCACGGCTGGAAATGCTTTGGCTACTGGGCCTTGGGATGTGCGCTGAGCGTATGGGTGGCTATTGCCGTGTGGAGTGTCGCTTGGAGATCTTGGAAACGCAGGGGCGTTTCTGTTTGA